One genomic region from Candidatus Hydrogenedentota bacterium encodes:
- a CDS encoding sialidase family protein, with protein sequence MNATLFIIACAGLFTAVEEAPALYFVREGEPAAVRYAAREWTRGDGYLEFKGEMKGDLLFADRWLGSGNFHLHARLALMNVEGTAASFVINDRSHFGFDGDGKQLFVEGRLFGDKTAHIEGTAGLIQPGQPFDFDVIREGAQLRFQIAGRDVHTIEYSGRDLGIVAFRPWRSTMRIYDFWVRAAETAPFPMRTQPTSYSIPTLDMAFETWRQVIVESIPGQYLGHPTTVLMPDNKTIFVTYPLGHGGPSAVLKKSTDGGLTWSERLPVPDNWATATNCPCIHRLVDPHGVARLFVFEGNGQMRQACSEDGGETWTPFEPNGLHCVVAPITIVPIRGNRLLMHYHRGFSEQDRSPLTIWQSISEDGGLTWAPERKVGEKLGADPCEPAIIRSPDGTQLASIMRENSRRYNSLLMTSNDEGETWTELVEAPASLTGDRHMPRYAPDGRLVMTFRDTAADSPTRGDFVAWVGTYDDMVNLREGQYRVRLLAPPKKFDLGYPGLELLPDGTFVTTTYAELVAGQKNSVISVRFTMDDIDKKGAVTLDEQAVYVGGQEGYHTYRIPAVLVTQQGAVLAFCEGRKNSGADDGDIDLMLRRSTDSGKTWGPMQKIWDDGEHTIGNPAPVQDRANGVIWLPFCRDNDRVFVTHSADDGLTWAEPAEITKQVKPVGWAWYATGPVHAVQLKSGRLLIPCNHSLAGDENQYSHVIVSDDHGETWKLGGTLLAKTDECTAVELQDGRVYLNMRSYHGNYRRAIAWSGDGGETWSDVQFDQTLVEPVCQGSACRLSTTGNGGKNRILFSNPASPDRVQMTVRVSYDEAQTWAAGQCVHWGPSAYSDLCVLPDGAIGLLYEKGRKDAYETITFARIPFDWLTGWTDQRTAAGK encoded by the coding sequence ATGAACGCAACGCTTTTCATCATTGCCTGTGCGGGCCTGTTCACGGCAGTGGAGGAGGCGCCTGCCCTGTATTTCGTGCGCGAGGGCGAGCCGGCGGCGGTGCGCTATGCCGCGCGCGAATGGACCCGGGGCGACGGCTACCTCGAGTTCAAAGGCGAAATGAAAGGCGATTTGCTGTTTGCGGACCGCTGGCTCGGCTCGGGCAATTTCCATCTCCACGCGCGCTTGGCTCTGATGAACGTCGAGGGTACCGCTGCAAGCTTCGTGATCAACGACCGCAGCCATTTCGGCTTCGACGGGGACGGAAAACAACTCTTCGTGGAAGGCCGCTTGTTTGGCGACAAAACCGCCCATATCGAAGGTACCGCCGGGCTCATACAGCCGGGCCAGCCATTCGATTTTGACGTTATCCGGGAAGGCGCCCAGCTCCGGTTCCAGATCGCCGGCAGGGACGTTCACACAATCGAATATTCCGGCAGGGATCTCGGAATCGTCGCGTTCCGCCCGTGGCGGAGCACCATGCGCATCTACGATTTCTGGGTTCGCGCCGCCGAAACCGCGCCGTTTCCGATGCGCACGCAGCCCACTTCGTATTCCATTCCCACGCTGGACATGGCCTTCGAGACTTGGCGGCAGGTTATCGTCGAGTCCATCCCCGGACAATACCTCGGCCATCCGACCACCGTCTTGATGCCCGACAACAAGACCATCTTCGTCACCTATCCCCTCGGACACGGGGGCCCCTCGGCGGTCCTCAAGAAAAGCACCGACGGCGGTCTCACGTGGAGCGAGCGCCTTCCCGTCCCGGACAATTGGGCAACGGCAACGAATTGCCCCTGCATCCACCGGCTGGTGGACCCCCACGGCGTGGCGCGACTGTTTGTGTTTGAAGGCAACGGCCAGATGCGGCAGGCCTGTTCCGAGGACGGCGGCGAGACCTGGACGCCCTTCGAGCCCAACGGTCTCCACTGCGTGGTCGCGCCCATTACCATCGTGCCAATCCGTGGCAATCGCCTGCTCATGCACTACCACCGTGGATTCAGCGAGCAAGACCGCTCGCCCCTCACAATCTGGCAGAGCATCTCGGAAGACGGCGGTCTCACGTGGGCTCCCGAGCGCAAAGTAGGGGAGAAGCTCGGCGCCGATCCCTGCGAACCCGCCATTATCCGGTCGCCCGACGGTACACAACTGGCGTCGATCATGCGCGAGAACTCCCGGCGCTACAATTCACTTCTCATGACCAGCAACGACGAAGGCGAAACCTGGACAGAACTGGTCGAGGCGCCCGCCAGCCTGACCGGCGATCGCCACATGCCCCGCTATGCTCCCGACGGCCGCCTGGTAATGACCTTCCGCGACACTGCCGCCGATAGCCCTACCCGGGGCGATTTCGTGGCTTGGGTGGGTACCTATGACGATATGGTCAATCTGCGCGAAGGGCAGTACCGCGTCCGGCTCCTGGCCCCGCCAAAGAAATTTGACCTCGGCTATCCCGGCCTTGAACTCCTCCCAGACGGGACCTTCGTAACTACCACCTACGCCGAACTGGTGGCCGGCCAGAAGAACTCGGTCATCAGCGTAAGGTTCACCATGGACGATATCGACAAGAAAGGCGCGGTTACCCTCGACGAGCAGGCGGTCTACGTTGGCGGACAGGAGGGCTACCACACCTACCGCATCCCCGCCGTTCTGGTCACGCAACAGGGCGCCGTGCTTGCCTTTTGCGAAGGGCGCAAGAACAGCGGGGCCGACGACGGCGACATCGACTTGATGCTCCGGCGCAGTACCGACAGCGGCAAGACGTGGGGGCCCATGCAGAAGATCTGGGACGATGGCGAGCACACCATCGGAAACCCCGCGCCCGTGCAGGACCGCGCCAACGGCGTCATCTGGCTACCCTTCTGTCGTGACAACGACCGCGTATTCGTCACCCACAGCGCCGACGACGGGCTGACCTGGGCTGAGCCCGCCGAAATCACCAAGCAGGTCAAACCCGTCGGATGGGCCTGGTACGCGACCGGACCCGTGCATGCCGTCCAGCTCAAGAGCGGCCGCCTGCTCATTCCCTGCAATCATTCCTTGGCCGGCGACGAGAATCAGTACTCGCATGTCATCGTTTCCGACGACCATGGGGAAACCTGGAAGCTCGGCGGCACGTTACTCGCCAAGACCGACGAATGCACCGCGGTGGAACTCCAGGACGGCCGCGTCTACCTCAATATGCGCAGCTATCATGGCAACTATCGCAGGGCCATCGCGTGGAGCGGCGACGGCGGCGAGACCTGGAGCGATGTTCAGTTCGACCAGACCCTCGTTGAACCCGTGTGCCAAGGAAGCGCGTGCCGCCTGTCCACCACCGGTAACGGCGGCAAAAACCGCATCCTTTTCTCAAATCCGGCGAGCCCTGACCGTGTCCAAATGACCGTGCGCGTCAGCTACGACGAGGCGCAGACCTGGGCCGCCGGCCAATGCGTCCACTGGGGCCCCTCGGCCTACTCCGACCTCTGTGTGCTGCCCGACGGGGCCATCGGCCTCTTGTACGAAAAAGGCCGCAAAGACGCCTACGAGACCATCACATTCGCCCGTATCCCTTTTGACTGGCTCACCGGCTGGACGGACCAGCGCACCGCCGCCGGAAAGTAG
- the amrB gene encoding AmmeMemoRadiSam system protein B, giving the protein MRRTARTVRLGWMLVFCLAALAALGAAVSQVRLPLFRGYWYPATAEAVRAACEQYLNEAQMPMPVRGRIVACVAPNAGYPNSGGVAAYAFKPLKTGQYDRVMMLTASHTVRFQGCSIPIVRYYATPLGLVQLDGSACKRAAWSSLIESQTVLYKDIGMGRNKRVAIHETEHGIELLLPFLQVQLGNFELVPIVVGDLMDSNGRLRTTAIKSIADVLQRIVDDRTLIVISSNLTYYGERYGYTPFKENETEGIEWLDKQALHFILNRDLEGFADYLEKTRNPIDGAAPLAILIALLPNQVEGYLLNYQTHAQEMGESGSSVSYAALVFSDPAAAPNESKKTLEVTPWEPADASDISLYGPTKPITGDDMAGRLASGPEKSANE; this is encoded by the coding sequence GTGAGAAGAACAGCTCGAACGGTTCGATTGGGGTGGATGCTCGTCTTCTGCCTTGCCGCCCTTGCCGCCTTGGGGGCCGCGGTCAGCCAGGTTCGGCTGCCTCTCTTCCGGGGATACTGGTATCCCGCCACTGCCGAAGCGGTCCGCGCGGCGTGCGAACAGTACCTGAACGAAGCCCAGATGCCCATGCCGGTTCGCGGGAGGATTGTCGCCTGCGTTGCGCCCAACGCCGGCTACCCCAATTCTGGAGGAGTTGCCGCCTACGCGTTCAAACCGCTCAAGACCGGCCAGTATGACCGCGTGATGATGCTGACCGCTTCGCACACGGTCAGGTTTCAGGGATGCTCCATTCCCATCGTGCGGTATTACGCGACGCCGTTGGGTCTTGTGCAACTGGATGGTTCCGCCTGCAAAAGGGCAGCCTGGTCGTCTCTGATCGAGTCGCAAACCGTCCTCTATAAGGATATCGGGATGGGGAGGAACAAGCGCGTCGCCATTCACGAGACGGAACATGGCATCGAGCTGTTATTGCCGTTTCTACAGGTTCAGTTGGGCAACTTCGAACTCGTTCCCATCGTTGTAGGCGACTTGATGGACTCCAACGGCCGCCTGCGCACCACCGCCATCAAATCCATCGCCGACGTTCTGCAACGTATTGTAGACGACCGAACCCTCATTGTCATAAGCTCCAACTTGACGTACTACGGGGAGCGCTATGGATACACTCCGTTCAAGGAAAACGAAACGGAGGGCATAGAATGGCTAGACAAGCAGGCCCTGCACTTTATCCTCAATCGTGATCTTGAAGGTTTCGCGGATTACCTCGAAAAGACACGCAACCCCATCGACGGCGCAGCGCCGTTGGCGATACTCATCGCGCTTCTGCCCAATCAGGTCGAAGGCTATCTGCTCAATTACCAGACACATGCGCAGGAAATGGGAGAGAGCGGGTCCTCCGTGAGCTATGCCGCCCTGGTCTTTTCGGACCCGGCCGCGGCCCCCAATGAGTCCAAGAAGACCCTCGAGGTCACGCCGTGGGAACCGGCCGATGCCTCCGACATCTCCCTTTACGGCCCAACGAAGCCCATCACGGGAGATGATATGGCCGGCCGCCTGGCAAGTGGCCCCGAGAAAAGCGCCAACGAATAG
- a CDS encoding purine-nucleoside phosphorylase translates to MSAVCRMAVVAGSGLDLRNILDEVCWEKPFAVFPGLSPAGVAGHAGTFTEGLCGAVRVIVQQGRRHFYEGLKFEEVTATVRVLASFGVDRIVFTNAAGGLKAGLEPGALMAAECIMTWPYRGWPDAPGETVPNWRVPECEASGTYAWVHGPSYETRAEIAALQRQGAWAVGMSTAPEIVAAQGLGMRAGAISCITNTCCRRQRLTHDEVLDIGQHHSARLCELLRRVLPGFAEGDQKTDRLF, encoded by the coding sequence ATGAGCGCCGTTTGCCGTATGGCGGTAGTCGCGGGATCAGGCCTGGACCTGAGAAACATCCTCGACGAAGTTTGCTGGGAGAAACCCTTTGCCGTGTTTCCGGGCCTATCTCCAGCGGGTGTGGCAGGCCATGCGGGGACCTTCACTGAGGGCCTGTGCGGAGCCGTGCGCGTGATCGTGCAGCAGGGGCGGCGTCACTTCTACGAGGGATTGAAATTCGAGGAGGTGACCGCGACCGTGCGGGTACTGGCTTCGTTCGGCGTTGACCGGATCGTGTTCACCAATGCCGCAGGCGGCTTGAAGGCCGGGTTGGAGCCGGGGGCACTCATGGCGGCGGAATGCATCATGACATGGCCTTACCGCGGATGGCCGGATGCGCCCGGCGAAACCGTCCCGAACTGGCGCGTGCCGGAGTGCGAGGCCAGCGGCACATATGCATGGGTCCACGGGCCGAGTTATGAGACGCGGGCAGAGATAGCGGCGCTGCAACGGCAGGGGGCATGGGCGGTGGGCATGAGCACGGCGCCGGAGATAGTTGCTGCGCAAGGTCTGGGAATGCGGGCCGGGGCGATTTCCTGTATCACGAACACTTGCTGCCGCCGACAGCGCCTGACCCACGACGAGGTGCTCGACATAGGACAACACCATTCCGCGAGGCTCTGCGAACTATTGCGCCGCGTCCTGCCTGGCTTCGCGGAAGGCGACCAGAAAACAGACAGGCTTTTCTAA
- a CDS encoding deoxyguanosinetriphosphate triphosphohydrolase, which produces MTVREQIEQRERETLSPYAMLVANSRGRAHPEPEHAFRTAYQRDRDRIIHSKAFRRLKRKTQVFLAPERDHYRTRLTHTLEVAQIGRTVARALFLNEDLTEAIALAHDLGHAPFGHAGEFVLNELYAEGFNHTAQSLRIVEKLEKTHRGPGLNLTFEVRDGIANHSKGKGIILGMKEPGAVTLEGDIVAVCDAVAYINHDIDDALRGGIIRTSDLPGAAVEHLGDTSSERIDSMVLGIIEGSKEGTIDIARDVRESMRTLRDYLYNYVYPCETIHREIENAKKVLRELYAYLLSHPPEQVRCEGDPTDSLERKIVDFIAGMTDPYAMELYTRYLLPAAWKT; this is translated from the coding sequence GTGACCGTCCGTGAGCAGATCGAGCAGCGGGAACGGGAGACTCTCAGCCCCTACGCGATGCTTGTAGCGAACAGCCGGGGGCGCGCCCACCCGGAGCCGGAACACGCGTTTCGAACCGCCTATCAACGGGATCGGGACCGCATCATCCACTCGAAAGCATTTCGCCGTCTGAAGCGGAAGACGCAGGTATTTCTTGCTCCGGAGCGAGATCATTACCGTACGCGCCTCACCCACACCCTCGAGGTTGCCCAGATTGGGCGAACGGTGGCGCGGGCGCTGTTTCTGAACGAAGACCTGACCGAGGCGATTGCGCTGGCGCACGATCTGGGCCACGCTCCCTTCGGTCACGCGGGCGAATTCGTCCTCAACGAACTGTATGCAGAGGGTTTCAATCATACCGCGCAAAGCCTGCGGATCGTTGAGAAGCTGGAAAAGACGCACCGGGGCCCGGGTTTGAACCTGACGTTCGAGGTGCGGGATGGAATAGCGAACCATTCGAAAGGGAAAGGGATCATCCTTGGCATGAAGGAGCCCGGCGCGGTCACTCTCGAGGGCGACATTGTGGCCGTATGCGACGCGGTGGCCTATATCAATCACGACATCGACGATGCCTTGCGCGGCGGCATCATTCGGACTTCTGACCTTCCCGGGGCCGCGGTTGAACATCTCGGTGACACGTCTTCTGAGCGCATCGACAGCATGGTTCTTGGCATTATCGAGGGGTCAAAGGAAGGGACCATCGACATCGCCCGGGATGTCCGCGAGAGCATGCGTACTTTGCGTGATTACCTTTACAACTACGTGTACCCATGTGAGACCATTCACCGGGAAATCGAGAACGCCAAGAAGGTCTTACGCGAACTCTATGCGTATTTGTTGAGCCACCCGCCCGAACAAGTGCGCTGCGAGGGGGATCCCACGGATTCCCTCGAGCGGAAGATTGTGGATTTCATTGCAGGCATGACGGACCCGTATGCGATGGAACTGTACACTCGTTATCTACTGCCCGCCGCGTGGAAGACATGA
- a CDS encoding metallophosphoesterase family protein, which produces MLIAIISDLHANLEATQAVFQRIDDRKPDRIICLGDLTGYNANPNEVVDIVRERGIPTIMGNHDAAVCGLEDPWFFRAAAKKAIEWQYEQIRDDNRRWLASCHEQIVFNSDCLGVHGSPSNRDDYIIDWLDAVRQLEYLNGRDISICFFGHSHRASFFSEKGNSTSTVPDGVCQLTPMNRYFINPGAVGQPRDRDPRAGFGFFDTDSRSFEFCRVEYDIDACSRKIIDAGLPIELARRLSKGK; this is translated from the coding sequence ATGCTAATTGCGATAATATCGGATCTTCACGCGAATCTCGAAGCGACCCAGGCTGTCTTTCAGCGGATAGACGATCGGAAACCTGACCGCATCATCTGTTTGGGCGATCTGACGGGTTACAATGCCAACCCCAATGAGGTGGTGGACATCGTTCGCGAGCGGGGGATTCCCACGATTATGGGCAATCATGACGCGGCGGTGTGCGGTCTCGAAGATCCCTGGTTCTTCCGGGCGGCCGCCAAGAAGGCCATCGAGTGGCAGTATGAGCAGATTCGCGACGATAATCGCCGTTGGCTGGCGAGTTGTCATGAGCAGATAGTGTTCAATTCCGACTGCCTGGGTGTGCACGGTTCGCCGAGCAACCGGGACGACTACATTATCGACTGGCTGGACGCGGTGCGGCAGTTGGAATATCTGAACGGCCGCGACATCAGCATATGTTTTTTCGGACATAGCCACCGGGCGTCTTTCTTCAGCGAAAAGGGCAACAGCACCAGCACGGTCCCGGATGGCGTGTGTCAACTCACCCCCATGAACCGGTATTTCATCAATCCGGGAGCCGTCGGGCAACCACGTGACCGTGATCCGCGGGCCGGGTTCGGTTTTTTTGACACCGACAGCCGCAGCTTCGAGTTCTGCCGGGTCGAGTATGACATCGATGCCTGCTCGCGCAAGATAATCGACGCCGGATTGCCGATCGAACTGGCCCGGCGGCTCTCCAAAGGCAAGTGA
- the murJ gene encoding murein biosynthesis integral membrane protein MurJ, with protein MSLHRNKSTRLSARFASIFAGGTMLSRVLGLVRDMVVGALVGVGSRDAFILAFKLPNMLRDMLGEGALNAAFVPVFSKSLEREGKEAFNELVSAAMSSMLVVLLVLTAAGSILAPQLLSGLNALKPITGGVTLSAQELELISTLTRWTFPYLFFIGMAVFAMGPLYTIRHYATPSWSPALLNVALILCCLAFRNAFPDPAYALVLGVWLGGVAQLAVLYAALGRRTGVWLPNFKLRHAGVWKVYGLMMPVLVGQAAGEVNKLVDVLFARSLDEGIVSAFYYANRLIQLPLSMFGFAVAVAILPLLSQAAARNRAKEIRDTLMTGFRQSFFLVLPCMLGLVFFGKPLIQLLFEHGDWTPEQTELTVGAMTVYALGLLSFAWVKVGVTGFFCVADTKTPVIVASASMILNILLNIALVRPLGYRGLALATDISYTVNFAALYYFLVRRHGPLWDSAFLTSLLRMTVAGAVMTAAGYAAYAKTAQIWPSDSTPAHLAAVVALLVSASAAYLGACYVLRVEEIGDFADMLRRKSRSERP; from the coding sequence ATGAGCCTCCATAGAAACAAGTCAACGCGTCTGAGCGCGCGGTTTGCGTCGATCTTTGCGGGGGGCACGATGCTCAGCCGCGTCCTCGGCCTGGTGCGGGACATGGTGGTGGGCGCCCTTGTCGGCGTAGGTTCGCGAGACGCCTTCATCCTCGCGTTCAAACTGCCCAATATGCTGCGTGACATGCTCGGAGAAGGCGCGCTGAATGCGGCCTTTGTGCCGGTGTTCTCGAAATCGCTCGAGAGAGAGGGCAAGGAGGCGTTCAACGAACTCGTTTCGGCGGCAATGTCTTCGATGCTGGTCGTGTTGCTGGTATTGACCGCGGCAGGCTCGATCCTTGCCCCGCAGTTATTGAGCGGCCTGAACGCGCTGAAACCGATAACGGGCGGAGTGACGCTTTCGGCGCAGGAACTGGAACTTATCAGCACGCTTACGCGCTGGACCTTCCCTTACTTGTTCTTCATCGGCATGGCGGTGTTTGCGATGGGGCCTCTATATACGATAAGGCACTATGCGACGCCCTCGTGGTCCCCTGCGTTGTTGAACGTTGCTCTAATCCTGTGTTGTCTGGCATTCCGGAACGCGTTTCCGGACCCGGCCTACGCCCTGGTTCTCGGAGTATGGCTGGGAGGCGTGGCGCAACTGGCGGTCCTGTATGCGGCGCTCGGCAGAAGGACAGGGGTGTGGCTTCCGAACTTCAAACTCCGCCATGCCGGCGTATGGAAAGTCTATGGGCTGATGATGCCCGTACTTGTGGGCCAGGCGGCGGGCGAAGTGAATAAGCTTGTCGACGTTCTGTTCGCCCGGTCTTTGGACGAAGGCATTGTGAGCGCGTTTTATTATGCCAACCGTTTGATTCAGTTGCCGCTGAGCATGTTCGGATTTGCCGTAGCGGTAGCCATCCTTCCGTTGCTGTCGCAAGCGGCGGCACGAAACCGCGCAAAGGAAATTCGCGACACGTTGATGACCGGTTTCCGCCAGAGCTTCTTCTTGGTGCTTCCATGCATGCTGGGTCTGGTTTTCTTCGGGAAACCGCTCATACAGCTGTTGTTTGAGCACGGCGACTGGACGCCCGAGCAGACGGAACTGACCGTCGGGGCGATGACGGTCTATGCGCTGGGATTGCTGTCGTTTGCATGGGTTAAGGTGGGTGTGACGGGGTTTTTCTGTGTGGCCGACACGAAAACGCCCGTGATCGTTGCCAGCGCGAGCATGATACTCAACATCCTGTTGAACATCGCGCTGGTGCGCCCCCTCGGCTACCGCGGCCTGGCGTTGGCGACTGACATATCGTATACGGTGAATTTCGCGGCGCTGTATTACTTCCTGGTGAGGCGTCATGGCCCGCTCTGGGACAGCGCGTTCCTGACGTCACTGCTCCGCATGACCGTGGCGGGCGCGGTTATGACGGCCGCGGGATACGCCGCATATGCGAAAACGGCCCAGATTTGGCCGTCGGATTCGACCCCGGCCCATTTGGCGGCAGTCGTCGCATTGCTGGTGTCGGCCTCTGCAGCTTACCTGGGCGCCTGCTACGTGCTTCGGGTGGAAGAGATCGGTGATTTCGCGGACATGCTGCGGCGCAAATCCCGGAGTGAGCGTCCGTAA
- the lnt gene encoding apolipoprotein N-acyltransferase translates to MKAFITRFGLPLLSGAMLAMCFPAWHVYFLAWAALTPLLFACRNATPKEAACRFFLAGWLFHSIVFQWLLTNFFWAGGWAFWGQQAVCVIMAAYWAVTGLLWAWMRRRLPWFPAALSLMLLWMGMEYAQGRLFTGFGWSSLGYSQGKDLAFLQLASLGGTSLLAGILVAFNALLAETVYLSRLRVARGAVALTLLVGAHGAGLLLLEPAVYASPPFRVGVFQSNFPLEMKWDPEYTVEMVRNAAEKSRKLAENEPVDLFVWPETLVMDEFTIPELFEPMENLTQTTGAALYTGSQRTDTETGRFRNSSFLVSGDGTVQGYYDKIHLAPFGEYVPFGEYLPIVQTMVPIISDVEPGDEVRVFPVRERTLGPLICFEVLFPEMSETLRRKGADFLVVITNLGWFGASNALEQELEQARLRAVETRLPLVHSANTGISGVFDPWGRFTGMNAIVTSYGTFHRLSGDLPPRETKRYRCLGAMPLAEPGERPAPWAPHRIPQASVLASGLLLLLALINKPRAEANPQ, encoded by the coding sequence ATGAAGGCATTCATCACAAGATTCGGGTTGCCGTTGTTAAGCGGCGCCATGTTGGCAATGTGCTTCCCCGCCTGGCATGTGTATTTTCTTGCGTGGGCGGCGCTGACGCCGCTTCTCTTTGCATGCAGGAACGCAACACCCAAGGAGGCGGCATGCCGTTTTTTCCTGGCCGGCTGGCTTTTTCACAGCATAGTGTTCCAATGGCTGCTGACGAACTTCTTCTGGGCGGGGGGCTGGGCTTTCTGGGGACAGCAAGCGGTCTGCGTGATTATGGCGGCGTATTGGGCCGTGACGGGGCTGCTGTGGGCATGGATGCGGCGGCGCCTGCCGTGGTTTCCGGCGGCGTTGTCGCTGATGCTGCTTTGGATGGGCATGGAGTACGCGCAAGGACGTCTGTTCACCGGATTTGGCTGGAGCAGCCTTGGCTACTCGCAGGGCAAGGATCTTGCCTTTCTTCAGTTGGCGTCGCTTGGCGGAACAAGCCTTCTTGCGGGGATTCTGGTTGCGTTTAACGCGCTGTTGGCGGAGACGGTCTATCTTAGCCGTCTGCGTGTTGCGCGCGGAGCCGTCGCGTTGACCTTGCTGGTCGGCGCCCACGGGGCGGGCCTGCTTCTGCTTGAGCCGGCAGTCTATGCTTCTCCTCCCTTCCGCGTGGGTGTGTTTCAATCCAATTTCCCGCTTGAAATGAAATGGGACCCCGAATACACGGTAGAAATGGTCCGCAATGCGGCCGAGAAATCGCGAAAACTCGCCGAAAACGAGCCGGTGGACCTCTTTGTATGGCCAGAGACGCTGGTAATGGACGAGTTTACCATTCCCGAGCTCTTCGAGCCCATGGAGAATCTGACGCAGACAACGGGGGCCGCGCTGTATACGGGTTCGCAACGGACCGATACGGAAACGGGCCGGTTTCGGAACTCGAGTTTCCTGGTTTCGGGCGATGGCACGGTACAAGGCTATTACGACAAGATTCATCTGGCGCCCTTTGGCGAGTATGTGCCCTTTGGCGAGTACCTGCCGATTGTTCAGACGATGGTGCCCATTATCAGCGACGTGGAACCTGGAGATGAGGTGCGGGTATTCCCTGTCAGGGAGCGCACGCTTGGCCCGCTCATCTGTTTCGAGGTGTTGTTTCCCGAGATGAGCGAGACGTTGCGGCGCAAAGGAGCGGATTTCCTCGTGGTGATTACGAATCTTGGGTGGTTCGGGGCCAGCAACGCCCTGGAGCAAGAACTCGAACAGGCGCGTTTGCGGGCGGTTGAGACCCGGCTGCCGCTTGTGCACAGCGCCAACACCGGCATTTCCGGGGTATTTGATCCGTGGGGCCGGTTCACCGGAATGAATGCGATTGTAACGTCGTATGGTACATTTCACCGGTTGAGCGGCGATTTGCCCCCTCGGGAGACGAAGCGTTACCGGTGTCTGGGTGCAATGCCTCTCGCCGAGCCGGGAGAACGGCCAGCGCCTTGGGCGCCACATCGCATCCCTCAGGCATCGGTGTTGGCAAGCGGGCTGCTGCTGCTCCTGGCACTGATAAACAAGCCGCGTGCGGAAGCGAATCCCCAATGA
- a CDS encoding type II and III secretion system protein → MAIQRVLPALALFGILAGIALAGEETPPPPVEPPPAPQQVEPIRQVQIQVWISETTEDGLRDIGTNLDYTRFVRDIENNGTVERISTRVFDPTSYQVTLPVPDTNPYRDNVRITPDYPSSVATGNVLENGGITTQSGAGVTFSIIDSGTGTIDGIVRGIEQKSDGDLISKPELLVVENGVADIHAGEEVPYQSLIYQKGRAQLQVTWRQVGVNLGIQPTVLGDDMIEINLSKLNVVDQLPSSPIRGIDLPVFATREQTGQVLVPNGQTLVVGGLSSRNVFKTERRVPLLGRVPVLGASFRGRRVEAQNSHLLIFLSPTIVDLRNLRPEAISALNFWREEKWKNLDRIEQEIEIMEDEL, encoded by the coding sequence ATGGCTATCCAACGGGTTCTGCCAGCGCTCGCACTCTTCGGTATCCTGGCAGGCATCGCGCTTGCAGGCGAGGAAACCCCTCCGCCGCCGGTTGAACCGCCTCCAGCGCCGCAACAAGTGGAGCCGATACGCCAGGTGCAGATCCAGGTATGGATCAGCGAGACAACGGAAGACGGGTTGCGGGATATCGGCACTAACCTCGACTACACCCGGTTTGTCCGGGACATCGAGAACAATGGCACAGTTGAACGTATCTCGACGCGCGTTTTCGACCCGACTTCGTACCAGGTGACGCTTCCTGTGCCCGACACGAATCCTTACCGCGACAACGTGCGCATAACGCCGGATTATCCCAGCAGTGTTGCCACGGGCAACGTGTTGGAGAATGGCGGGATCACGACCCAAAGCGGCGCGGGAGTCACCTTCAGCATCATCGACAGCGGCACGGGGACGATAGACGGGATCGTTCGCGGAATTGAGCAGAAATCGGATGGGGACTTGATCTCGAAGCCGGAGCTGCTGGTAGTCGAGAACGGCGTGGCGGACATTCACGCGGGTGAAGAGGTGCCGTACCAGTCGCTTATTTATCAGAAAGGCCGCGCGCAGCTGCAAGTGACGTGGCGGCAAGTGGGCGTGAATCTCGGGATACAGCCGACGGTGCTCGGCGACGACATGATCGAGATAAACCTGTCGAAACTGAATGTGGTAGACCAGCTGCCATCGAGTCCGATCCGGGGTATTGATCTTCCCGTATTCGCGACGCGCGAACAGACCGGCCAGGTGCTGGTGCCCAATGGCCAGACGCTGGTGGTCGGCGGGCTTTCGTCGCGCAACGTGTTCAAGACGGAACGGCGTGTTCCTTTGCTTGGCCGAGTGCCGGTATTGGGCGCCTCTTTCCGTGGCCGGCGGGTCGAGGCACAGAATTCACACTTGCTGATTTTCCTGTCTCCGACGATTGTGGATCTTCGAAATCTCCGGCCGGAAGCTATCAGCGCACTGAACTTCTGGCGCGAGGAGAAATGGAAGAATCTCGACCGCATCGAGCAGGAAATCGAGATCATGGAAGACGAATTGTAG